In one window of Thermodesulfobacteriota bacterium DNA:
- a CDS encoding CTP synthase, with product MSEHKKQSKTKYIFVTGGVVSSLGKGLASASIGALLESRGLTITLQKLDPYINVDPGTMSPFQHGEVFVTDDGAETDLDLGHYERFTNARLSRRNNFTTGQVYDSIIQKERRGDYLGCTVQVVPHVTDEIKGKILAIGNGVDIAIIEIGGTVGDIESLPFLEAIRQLRFDLGKENVLYVHLTLLPYIATAHEVKTKPTQHSVNKLREIGIQPDILLCRSDRALTPELKGKIALFCNVDKDAVISAEDVKCIYEVPLVFHSQALDEKIVKLLNIWTRSPKLEDWEALVKRVGNPKHEVTIGVVGKYVNLQDSYKSLHEALIHGGIAANCKVTMRYIDSEEIEKKGPQALLKGVDGILIPGGFGGRGVEGKIASIKYARESRMPFFGICLGMQVAIIEIARGLASMKFANSSEFDPETPYPVVHIMEAQRAVNAKGGTMRLGAYPCVIKRGTRAHAAYGSTEISERHRHRFEVNNSYRAELEKAGVEFSGLSPDGSLVEIMEYRNHPWFVACQFHPEFKSRPMEPHPLFKGFIKAVLSEKLQAAKGGKAPRKGKSAPRKANSKRQVHLNEADRS from the coding sequence ATGAGCGAGCACAAAAAACAATCAAAGACAAAATACATTTTCGTTACCGGTGGTGTCGTCTCCTCCCTGGGCAAGGGCCTTGCGAGCGCGTCCATCGGCGCGCTGCTCGAATCGCGCGGCCTCACGATTACGCTGCAGAAGCTCGACCCATATATTAACGTAGACCCCGGCACCATGAGCCCCTTCCAGCACGGAGAGGTCTTCGTGACGGACGACGGCGCTGAGACGGACCTCGACCTCGGCCACTACGAGAGGTTCACGAACGCCCGGCTCTCCCGGAGGAACAACTTCACAACGGGCCAGGTCTACGACTCCATAATACAGAAGGAGAGGCGGGGCGACTACCTCGGCTGCACCGTCCAGGTCGTGCCGCACGTGACCGACGAGATAAAGGGGAAGATACTCGCCATCGGGAACGGCGTCGACATAGCCATAATAGAGATAGGCGGAACCGTGGGCGACATAGAATCGCTGCCCTTCCTCGAGGCCATAAGGCAGCTCCGGTTCGACCTCGGGAAAGAGAACGTCCTTTACGTCCACCTTACGCTCCTTCCTTATATAGCCACGGCCCACGAGGTAAAGACCAAGCCCACACAGCACAGCGTAAACAAGCTCCGCGAGATAGGCATCCAGCCCGACATACTCCTCTGCCGCTCGGACAGGGCGCTTACGCCGGAGCTGAAGGGCAAGATAGCCCTCTTCTGCAACGTCGATAAGGACGCCGTCATCTCAGCCGAAGACGTCAAATGCATCTACGAGGTGCCGCTCGTATTCCACAGCCAGGCGCTTGACGAGAAGATAGTGAAGCTCCTCAATATCTGGACCCGCTCGCCGAAATTGGAGGACTGGGAGGCGCTCGTCAAGAGGGTGGGAAACCCCAAGCACGAGGTCACCATCGGCGTGGTCGGCAAGTACGTTAACCTGCAGGACTCGTACAAGAGCCTCCACGAGGCGCTTATTCACGGCGGCATTGCCGCGAACTGCAAGGTCACGATGCGCTACATAGACTCCGAGGAGATAGAGAAGAAGGGCCCGCAGGCGCTCTTGAAGGGCGTTGACGGCATACTCATCCCCGGCGGCTTCGGCGGCAGGGGGGTCGAGGGGAAGATAGCCTCCATCAAATACGCCCGCGAATCCAGAATGCCCTTTTTCGGCATCTGCCTCGGCATGCAGGTCGCGATCATCGAGATAGCGAGGGGGCTCGCCTCCATGAAATTCGCGAACTCCTCTGAGTTCGACCCTGAGACGCCTTACCCGGTGGTCCATATAATGGAGGCCCAGAGGGCCGTGAACGCAAAGGGCGGCACCATGAGGCTCGGGGCGTATCCCTGCGTCATAAAGAGGGGCACCAGGGCGCACGCGGCCTACGGCTCCACGGAGATAAGCGAGCGCCACAGGCACCGCTTCGAGGTGAACAACTCCTACAGGGCCGAGCTTGAGAAGGCCGGGGTCGAGTTCAGCGGCCTTTCGCCGGACGGCTCGCTCGTCGAGATAATGGAATACAGAAACCACCCCTGGTTCGTGGCCTGCCAGTTCCACCCGGAGTTCAAGAGCAGGCCCATGGAGCCGCACCCTCTTTTCAAGGGCTTCATAAAGGCCGTTCTGTCCGAAAAGCTCCAGGCCGCCAAAGGCGGCAAGGCCCCGCGTAAGGGGAAATCGGCCCCGCGCAAGGCGAATTCGAAAAGACAGGTCCACCTGAATGAAGCGGATAGGTCTTAA
- a CDS encoding alginate export family protein, with amino-acid sequence MKRILLSVFAAAVTVAWTVPASADVTFGGEYRARGEYRNNQLFDDNVDDSRAYIGQRIRITANAQATDDVSMKFTLQDTRILGGSDALITDTTESPDFHEAYLNVSNIFDTPVNFRIGRMELAYGDQRLIGNFAWSNNGRAFDGIKLSYAQEGLNVDIFRMTLTETVVVATSANTGGVTLTGTNDDTTLNGIYATLGQIIPNNTLDVYLLNVHNGGGTWGAAIGDDVYTVGARLAGSAAGLDYTVEFPYQFGDNATGNDIKAWALAAKAGYTIPGAPMNLRVGAEFDYATGDDDPTDTDDETFRNLFPTNHAHFGNIDDPSVNTWSNIQAWSLNVSANVTEKLRVYAAYWDYTRNEVAPGASDDLGSSIDLVATYKYNNNLTIEAGASRLMPGDIQAPAGSPDDDQDWAYLQFTGKF; translated from the coding sequence ATGAAGAGAATCTTGTTGTCTGTATTTGCGGCTGCGGTGACCGTGGCATGGACGGTTCCCGCGAGTGCTGACGTGACATTTGGCGGGGAGTATAGGGCAAGGGGCGAGTACAGGAATAACCAGCTCTTCGATGACAATGTCGATGACAGCAGGGCCTACATAGGCCAGAGGATCAGGATCACCGCCAACGCCCAGGCGACCGACGACGTTTCCATGAAGTTCACACTCCAGGACACAAGGATACTCGGCGGCTCGGACGCCCTCATCACCGACACCACCGAGAGCCCGGACTTCCACGAGGCATACCTGAACGTCAGCAACATCTTCGACACCCCTGTGAACTTCAGGATAGGCCGCATGGAGCTCGCCTATGGCGACCAGAGGCTCATCGGCAACTTCGCATGGTCGAACAACGGCAGGGCCTTTGACGGCATCAAGCTCAGCTACGCTCAGGAAGGGCTCAATGTAGACATCTTCAGGATGACCCTGACCGAGACCGTAGTCGTTGCCACTAGCGCCAACACCGGCGGCGTGACCCTGACCGGCACCAACGACGACACCACACTGAACGGCATCTATGCCACCCTCGGCCAGATAATCCCGAACAACACCCTTGATGTGTACCTCCTTAACGTCCACAACGGCGGCGGCACATGGGGCGCGGCGATCGGCGATGACGTCTACACCGTAGGCGCCAGGCTCGCGGGCTCTGCCGCAGGCCTCGACTACACCGTCGAGTTCCCCTATCAGTTCGGCGACAACGCGACCGGCAACGACATAAAGGCGTGGGCCCTTGCCGCCAAGGCCGGCTACACCATCCCCGGCGCTCCCATGAACCTCAGGGTGGGTGCGGAGTTTGATTACGCCACCGGCGATGACGATCCGACTGATACTGACGACGAGACGTTCAGGAACCTCTTCCCGACCAACCACGCCCACTTCGGCAACATCGACGACCCGAGCGTGAACACCTGGTCGAACATCCAGGCCTGGAGCCTCAATGTCTCGGCCAATGTCACCGAAAAGCTCAGGGTCTATGCGGCGTACTGGGATTACACCCGTAACGAAGTGGCACCCGGCGCTTCTGACGACCTCGGCAGCTCCATCGACCTCGTGGCCACCTACAAGTACAACAACAACCTGACCATCGAAGCCGGCGCTTCCCGCCTTATGCCCGGCGACATTCAGGCCCCTGCCGGGAGCCCGGACGACGACCAGGACTGGGCATACCTCCAGTTCACCGGCAAGTTCTAA
- the kdsA gene encoding 3-deoxy-8-phosphooctulonate synthase, with product MKRIGLKDFAIGEGLFFILGPCVIENEATTLRTAEALKRITAELKVPFVFKSSYDKANRTSVSSFRGPGIKEGLRILGKVGKEFSVPILTDVHSPEEAEEAAQVADILQIPAFLCRQTDLIVAAARTGRVINIKKGQFMSPKDMLNPVKKALSAGNDNIFLTERGTSFGYNNLVVDFRSIPIMRGFGYPVVFDATHSVQSPGGMGASSGGDRAMAMHLARAAAAIGVDGFFFEVHPEPDKALCDGPNSIALKDVSGLLKEVVGIDGAIDKAALAAG from the coding sequence ATGAAGCGGATAGGTCTTAAGGACTTCGCCATAGGCGAGGGGCTTTTTTTCATCCTCGGCCCCTGCGTGATAGAGAACGAGGCAACTACCCTCCGTACGGCAGAGGCGCTTAAGCGCATAACCGCAGAGCTCAAGGTCCCCTTCGTATTCAAATCGTCCTACGACAAGGCAAACAGGACTTCCGTCTCGTCCTTTCGCGGCCCCGGCATAAAGGAGGGGCTCCGCATATTAGGGAAAGTTGGCAAGGAGTTCAGTGTCCCCATACTCACCGATGTGCATTCCCCCGAGGAGGCGGAAGAGGCAGCCCAGGTCGCGGACATACTCCAGATACCAGCGTTCCTCTGCAGGCAGACCGACCTCATTGTCGCCGCCGCGCGCACCGGGCGCGTCATCAATATAAAGAAGGGCCAGTTCATGTCCCCCAAGGACATGCTCAATCCCGTGAAAAAGGCCCTCTCAGCCGGGAACGACAATATCTTCCTTACCGAGCGAGGCACGAGCTTCGGCTACAACAACCTTGTCGTGGATTTCAGGTCGATACCAATAATGAGGGGCTTCGGATACCCGGTGGTATTCGACGCGACGCATAGCGTGCAGTCTCCCGGAGGCATGGGCGCGTCGTCCGGGGGGGACAGGGCGATGGCCATGCACCTTGCCAGGGCCGCAGCCGCAATCGGCGTGGACGGCTTTTTCTTCGAGGTGCACCCCGAGCCTGACAAGGCCCTCTGCGACGGCCCGAACTCCATAGCCCTGAAGGACGTCTCCGGCCTCCTCAAGGAGGTAGTCGGGATAGACGGGGCGATTGATAAGGCAGCGCTGGCCGCGGGGTAG
- a CDS encoding cytochrome C oxidase subunit II: MAIHEPERVWWNPLSKDERIWVALALIWMLVSFVFMPVYHLVGAQNPPSETYRVSAEDFDRLVDGMVEKYQVGEEAGFPVVRPNPDEPVYIRASMWQWYPIVELEKGRTYKLHLSSVDIQHGFSILPINMNFMVLPDYDYVLTLTPTTSGEFHIVCNEYCGLGHHLMVGKMYVSEPEA; the protein is encoded by the coding sequence ATGGCGATACACGAACCTGAAAGAGTATGGTGGAACCCGCTAAGCAAGGACGAGAGGATATGGGTCGCGCTGGCCCTCATCTGGATGCTCGTCTCGTTCGTCTTCATGCCGGTATACCACCTCGTGGGCGCGCAGAACCCGCCTTCCGAGACGTACAGGGTCTCAGCCGAGGACTTTGACAGGCTCGTAGACGGCATGGTGGAGAAATACCAGGTGGGCGAGGAGGCCGGCTTCCCTGTCGTCCGCCCCAACCCGGACGAGCCGGTCTACATAAGGGCGTCCATGTGGCAGTGGTACCCCATAGTCGAGCTTGAGAAGGGTAGGACCTACAAGCTCCACCTCTCGTCAGTGGACATACAGCACGGGTTCTCCATACTGCCCATAAACATGAACTTCATGGTGCTCCCGGACTATGATTACGTGCTTACGCTCACGCCGACGACTTCAGGCGAGTTCCACATAGTCTGCAACGAGTACTGCGGCCTGGGCCACCACCTGATGGTGGGCAAGATGTACGTGAGTGAGCCGGAGGCTTGA
- a CDS encoding KpsF/GutQ family sugar-phosphate isomerase has translation MLTKDAIETAKRVLAIEAEAVRALIDRLDADFARAVDIICAAPGKVVVCGMGKSGIIGQKIASTLASTGTPSFFLHPAEGVHGDLGMLMKTDVLIAISNSGETEELIKIIPIVKRMGLKMIAMTGRKDSTLARHGDAVLDVGVAEEACPLGLAPTASTTATLAMGDALAVALIEKKGFRVEDFAGLHPAGSLGRKLQKVSELMHSGSAMPKVGPGASMKDAIFEMTAKRMGLTGVFEGERLAGVITDGDLRRALEKGSDIMGLSAREVMHRNPKTIPGDSLAEAALRMMEEHSITSLFVTGEDGATVGVVHMHDLLKAGVV, from the coding sequence ATGCTGACCAAAGACGCCATAGAGACCGCGAAAAGGGTGCTCGCAATAGAGGCCGAGGCCGTGAGGGCGCTTATCGACAGGCTCGATGCGGATTTCGCAAGGGCCGTTGACATCATCTGCGCCGCACCGGGCAAGGTCGTGGTCTGCGGTATGGGCAAGTCCGGCATCATCGGGCAGAAGATAGCCTCGACGCTCGCCTCAACAGGCACGCCGTCCTTTTTCCTCCACCCCGCGGAGGGCGTCCACGGAGACCTCGGGATGCTCATGAAGACCGACGTACTCATAGCCATCTCGAATTCCGGCGAAACCGAAGAGCTTATAAAGATAATACCCATCGTTAAGAGGATGGGCCTCAAGATGATAGCCATGACCGGGCGGAAGGACTCTACGCTTGCCCGCCACGGCGACGCTGTCCTCGACGTGGGCGTGGCCGAGGAGGCCTGCCCTCTCGGGCTTGCGCCCACGGCCTCCACGACCGCCACGCTCGCGATGGGCGACGCGCTCGCCGTTGCCCTCATAGAGAAGAAGGGGTTCAGGGTCGAGGACTTCGCCGGGCTCCACCCTGCGGGAAGCCTCGGGAGGAAGCTCCAGAAGGTCTCCGAGCTCATGCACAGCGGCAGCGCCATGCCTAAAGTCGGCCCCGGCGCGTCGATGAAGGACGCGATATTCGAGATGACCGCGAAGCGCATGGGCCTTACGGGCGTCTTCGAGGGCGAGAGGCTCGCGGGCGTCATAACCGACGGCGATTTAAGGAGGGCGCTTGAGAAGGGCTCGGACATAATGGGCCTTTCAGCCCGAGAGGTGATGCACAGAAACCCCAAGACCATACCGGGCGACTCTCTTGCCGAGGCCGCGCTCCGCATGATGGAAGAGCACTCCATAACCTCGCTCTTCGTCACCGGCGAGGACGGCGCAACCGTCGGCGTCGTCCACATGCACGACCTTTTGAAGGCGGGGGTGGTGTGA
- a CDS encoding cbb3-type cytochrome c oxidase subunit I has protein sequence MAIFRTDPLSGLKIDSQTEHLVRWNVIAALATFAVGGLLGLLVVLTRWPSVHLLPLDYYYRFLTLHGIDALLAWIIFFEVALVHFTSAALLGTRSYVPWLGWVAFALMLIGGAIINIIVLMGGADVMFTSYVPLKGDPLYYLGVILFAVGALIGFIIFFINVALSKRDGGYKRTLPLGAFGMLAASIIGILTLAHGAAIMIPTLLWSMDIMSYIDPAAYRLVFWGLGHPSQQINVSAMVAVWYMTSYFVIGGKPLNEKLSRTAFVLYILFINVASEHHLLVDPALSNWHKIVNTSYMMHLAVLASMIHAFAVPASMEVALRNQGHTRGLFEWLKKAPWGNPAFSSIAISILLFGFLGGITGVIFGTEQFNIIRHNTIAITGHFHGTVVAGTTVAFMGFTYLLVPYVFRRELIWKGFASIQPYIYGVGVALLSIGMMSAGSFGVPRRHYDITFSGAPFSFSFDPSIDLFLSMMGVGGVLAVTGGALYIALSFGSIIWGKRIEG, from the coding sequence ATGGCTATTTTCAGGACGGACCCGCTCTCAGGGCTCAAGATAGATTCGCAGACCGAGCACCTGGTAAGGTGGAACGTGATCGCCGCCCTCGCGACATTCGCGGTAGGCGGCCTTCTGGGGCTCCTCGTCGTCCTTACCAGGTGGCCGAGCGTGCATCTCCTGCCGCTCGATTACTATTACAGGTTCCTGACGCTCCACGGCATAGACGCGCTCCTTGCCTGGATAATCTTCTTCGAGGTCGCGCTCGTGCACTTCACCTCCGCGGCGCTCCTGGGCACGCGCTCATACGTGCCGTGGCTCGGCTGGGTGGCATTCGCGCTCATGCTCATAGGCGGGGCGATAATCAACATAATCGTCCTCATGGGCGGTGCCGACGTTATGTTCACCTCGTACGTGCCCTTGAAGGGCGACCCGCTCTATTACCTCGGGGTCATCCTCTTCGCGGTGGGCGCGCTCATCGGCTTCATCATCTTCTTCATAAACGTCGCGCTCTCGAAGAGGGACGGCGGGTACAAGCGGACCCTGCCGCTCGGCGCTTTCGGCATGCTGGCCGCGAGCATCATAGGCATCCTCACGCTCGCCCACGGCGCGGCCATCATGATACCAACTCTCCTCTGGTCGATGGACATAATGAGCTACATCGACCCGGCGGCGTACAGGCTGGTGTTCTGGGGCCTCGGCCACCCCTCGCAGCAGATAAACGTCAGCGCGATGGTCGCGGTGTGGTACATGACCTCGTACTTCGTCATCGGCGGCAAGCCACTTAACGAGAAGCTCTCGAGGACGGCATTCGTCCTCTACATACTCTTCATAAACGTCGCCTCCGAGCACCACCTTCTCGTGGACCCGGCGCTCTCGAACTGGCACAAGATCGTGAACACGAGCTACATGATGCACCTCGCGGTCCTCGCCAGCATGATACACGCCTTCGCGGTCCCGGCCTCGATGGAAGTGGCCTTGAGGAACCAGGGGCACACGAGGGGCCTCTTCGAGTGGCTCAAGAAGGCGCCCTGGGGCAACCCGGCCTTCTCGTCCATCGCCATCTCGATACTCCTCTTCGGTTTCCTCGGCGGCATCACCGGCGTCATCTTCGGCACCGAGCAGTTCAACATCATCCGCCACAACACGATCGCCATAACGGGCCACTTCCACGGCACCGTCGTCGCGGGCACGACAGTGGCCTTCATGGGCTTCACCTACCTCCTCGTGCCTTACGTCTTCAGGAGGGAGCTCATCTGGAAGGGCTTTGCGAGCATACAGCCCTATATTTACGGCGTCGGGGTCGCGCTCCTCTCAATCGGCATGATGTCGGCGGGCTCGTTTGGCGTACCCAGGAGGCACTACGACATAACCTTCTCGGGCGCGCCCTTCTCATTCTCCTTCGACCCGTCCATCGACCTCTTCCTCTCAATGATGGGCGTCGGGGGCGTGCTCGCGGTCACCGGCGGCGCGCTCTACATAGCGCTCTCGTTCGGCTCAATCATCTGGGGGAAAAGGATAGAGGGCTGA
- the kdsB gene encoding 3-deoxy-manno-octulosonate cytidylyltransferase, with the protein MKIAVIIPARHASTRLEGKPLADLNGKPMVWRVYERAMAAGLPDEVLVATDDERIFDAVTNLGGRAVMTSASHASGTDRVAEAALSTDAEIIVNLQGDEPLIDPRCIDAAIRPMLDDPQVRISTLKTRITTEEEYRNPNAVKVVTDRDGYALYFSRSPIPAGRTLFNELHSPPFKHIGLYVYRRDALFEFTRLKPAPLENTEMLEQLRALENGLRIKVVEVDYNPISVDTPEDLERVRALISTG; encoded by the coding sequence ATGAAAATCGCCGTCATAATCCCGGCCAGGCACGCATCCACCCGCCTGGAAGGAAAGCCCCTTGCCGACCTGAACGGAAAGCCGATGGTCTGGCGGGTATACGAGAGGGCAATGGCGGCGGGCCTCCCTGATGAAGTCTTGGTCGCTACCGACGACGAGAGAATATTCGATGCGGTCACGAACCTGGGCGGCAGGGCTGTAATGACCTCGGCCTCGCACGCATCCGGCACGGACAGGGTTGCAGAGGCCGCGCTGTCAACCGACGCCGAAATAATCGTAAACCTCCAGGGCGACGAGCCGCTTATCGACCCCCGCTGCATAGACGCCGCCATCCGCCCCATGCTCGACGACCCCCAGGTCCGCATCTCCACGCTCAAGACAAGGATAACCACGGAAGAAGAGTACCGGAACCCGAACGCGGTCAAGGTGGTGACGGACAGGGACGGGTACGCCCTATATTTTTCCCGGAGCCCCATCCCCGCTGGCCGCACCCTATTCAATGAGCTTCATTCCCCGCCCTTTAAGCACATAGGGCTTTACGTTTACAGGCGGGACGCGCTCTTCGAGTTCACGCGGCTTAAGCCCGCGCCCCTTGAGAATACCGAGATGCTTGAGCAGCTCCGCGCTCTTGAGAACGGGCTCAGGATAAAGGTGGTGGAGGTGGATTATAACCCTATATCGGTAGATACCCCCGAAGACCTGGAGAGGGTGCGGGCGTTAATCTCTACGGGTTGA